One Bacillus amyloliquefaciens DSM 7 = ATCC 23350 DNA window includes the following coding sequences:
- a CDS encoding winged helix-turn-helix transcriptional regulator, with protein MGYTMCPKMESAFSLLGKRWNGLIIHVLMDGPKRFKDMTETIPTISQKMLAERLKELEQNEIIERQVLPETPVKVIYKLTDKGMALQAVFQEMQKWADSFCEPGASVKDETCHE; from the coding sequence GTGGGATATACAATGTGTCCTAAAATGGAATCCGCTTTTTCGCTTTTGGGAAAGCGCTGGAACGGCCTTATTATTCATGTACTGATGGACGGGCCGAAACGTTTTAAAGATATGACCGAAACCATACCGACGATCAGCCAAAAAATGCTCGCGGAGCGGCTCAAAGAGCTGGAACAAAATGAAATCATCGAGCGCCAGGTGCTGCCTGAAACACCTGTCAAAGTCATTTACAAGCTGACTGATAAAGGCATGGCCCTGCAAGCCGTTTTTCAGGAAATGCAAAAATGGGCAGACAGTTTTTGCGAGCCCGGGGCATCTGTCAAAGACGAAACATGCCATGAATAA
- a CDS encoding sodium:solute symporter family protein, producing the protein MPANITALIITAIIVLTVVCIGFIAGRDKSSRTSVEEWSVGGRRFGGLLVWFLVGADLYTAYTFLGLTSTAYTGGSVAFFAIPYSVLAYFIAYFFLPKLWKVAKIHKLTTLADYARERFDSKLLASLVAIVGVLMLIPYICLQLSGIQDTLQVAGTGVINVNMVVIISFMLVALYTFFSGIKGPTFTAIIKDILVWVIMLFMVVSLPLIHFHGWTPMIDTLAEKAPQMLTIPTAGPKGIPWFITASIVSALALFMWAHAATGVFTAKSADAVRKNSMFLPLYNIVLILVIFLGFIAFLVLPDDTNPRLALLKLIQMSYGGVAQGFAYSTIALASLIPCSIMAIGASNLFANNLYRDLIHPNVSQSKLTIITRSMVFVVIGLALLFGMLFPTALVTLQLLGVSGMVQIFPAIAVSLFWKNQTKEATIIGLLVGLIVTFTVNITQSAHGVYEGFWGLTANMAAVIILNPFFVKKAASNAVKDGLFGKAPSDKMNQKGA; encoded by the coding sequence ATGCCCGCAAATATAACAGCATTGATCATTACTGCCATCATCGTTTTAACTGTTGTCTGCATCGGCTTTATAGCCGGGAGAGACAAATCATCACGCACTTCTGTTGAGGAATGGTCTGTCGGCGGCAGACGGTTCGGGGGGCTCCTCGTCTGGTTTTTAGTCGGTGCGGACCTTTATACGGCTTATACGTTTTTAGGCTTGACCAGCACCGCCTATACAGGGGGAAGTGTTGCCTTTTTTGCAATCCCGTATTCTGTTTTGGCGTATTTTATTGCTTATTTCTTTTTGCCGAAGCTGTGGAAAGTGGCAAAAATCCACAAATTAACGACACTTGCCGATTACGCCCGTGAGCGCTTTGACAGTAAGCTTTTGGCAAGTCTTGTCGCCATTGTCGGCGTTCTTATGCTCATTCCTTATATCTGTCTCCAGCTGAGCGGCATTCAGGATACGCTTCAGGTGGCCGGAACGGGTGTCATAAATGTCAATATGGTCGTTATCATTTCCTTTATGCTTGTAGCGCTGTATACCTTTTTCAGCGGAATTAAAGGGCCGACGTTTACGGCTATTATTAAAGACATCCTGGTGTGGGTGATTATGCTGTTTATGGTCGTGTCACTCCCGCTGATCCATTTTCACGGCTGGACGCCGATGATTGACACGTTGGCGGAAAAAGCGCCGCAAATGCTGACGATTCCTACCGCGGGGCCGAAAGGAATTCCTTGGTTTATCACCGCTTCCATCGTATCTGCGCTGGCGCTCTTTATGTGGGCTCATGCGGCGACTGGCGTATTCACGGCAAAAAGCGCAGATGCCGTCCGCAAGAACAGCATGTTTCTGCCGCTTTATAATATTGTTTTGATTCTTGTTATTTTTCTCGGGTTTATCGCGTTTCTTGTCCTGCCGGACGATACCAATCCACGGCTCGCTTTATTGAAGCTGATCCAAATGTCTTACGGAGGGGTCGCTCAGGGCTTTGCTTACTCCACGATCGCTCTTGCGTCTTTGATTCCCTGCTCTATCATGGCGATCGGAGCATCAAACTTATTTGCGAATAACTTATATCGGGATTTGATTCATCCGAACGTATCACAAAGCAAGCTGACGATCATCACCCGTTCAATGGTATTTGTCGTCATCGGGCTCGCGCTATTATTCGGCATGCTGTTCCCGACGGCGCTCGTTACGCTCCAGCTTCTCGGTGTTTCCGGCATGGTTCAGATTTTTCCGGCTATCGCCGTCAGTCTGTTTTGGAAAAATCAGACGAAGGAAGCAACCATCATCGGACTTCTCGTCGGTCTTATTGTGACATTCACCGTAAACATCACCCAATCGGCCCACGGTGTTTATGAAGGCTTCTGGGGTTTGACTGCTAACATGGCAGCCGTTATCATCCTGAACCCGTTTTTTGTAAAAAAAGCGGCTTCAAACGCTGTCAAAGACGGTTTATTCGGAAAAGCGCCCTCTGATAAAATGAATCAAAAAGGCGCTTAA
- a CDS encoding glycoside hydrolase family 30 protein, which translates to MFFKKGLYMTLAFLLLSFLLSGSMETEVYATDRKAPDKNKVRVWYSSEKDPASRTWYDGPKEVKYALDEQTPLTLTKKKASDSTAVYIDPSHRYQSVLGIGSSLEESTISNLSKMSPGKRKEVLKKLVDPNEGIGMDVMRITIGTSDFTAQEFYTYDDMPEGRKDPKLRHFSIQKDIDLHITATIKEALAINPKLKIIASPWSPPAWMKTNKNLKRGKLKDKYISELAVYFRKFIEAYEKQGIPIYAMTLQNEPLLEIDYPSMYMPPSQQRKLAQALKKEMKKHLIDTKIWIYDHNASGAWNYIPPILDDKKGNQAADGIAFHDYDGDLSVMSEIGRRYPDKSIHLTERSVWGTEGADRIAQYFRNGASSYNAWVTMLDSQIKTHHWIGTPDPTLFIQDAKNPDRYWNIPIYHMTGNFSKFVDRGAKRIESNYGSKNTVSNVSFLNPDQSIVTVVINQTSAEQKFHVVSEDRQFEAVIPAKTVATYKWQHKK; encoded by the coding sequence ATGTTTTTTAAAAAAGGTCTGTACATGACGCTGGCTTTTCTTTTGCTTTCTTTTTTATTATCAGGCAGCATGGAAACCGAAGTGTATGCGACTGATCGGAAAGCTCCGGACAAAAACAAAGTAAGGGTGTGGTACAGTTCGGAAAAAGATCCGGCTTCCCGTACATGGTATGACGGTCCGAAAGAAGTGAAATACGCCTTAGATGAACAAACCCCACTGACTTTGACAAAAAAGAAGGCTTCTGACTCCACTGCCGTGTATATTGATCCGTCGCACCGCTATCAAAGTGTATTAGGCATAGGATCATCTCTGGAAGAATCCACTATCTCTAATTTATCGAAAATGTCGCCCGGAAAAAGAAAAGAAGTGTTGAAAAAACTGGTTGATCCCAATGAAGGCATCGGCATGGACGTCATGCGCATAACGATAGGGACATCAGATTTTACGGCCCAGGAATTTTATACGTATGACGATATGCCTGAAGGCCGAAAAGATCCTAAGCTCAGACATTTCTCGATTCAAAAGGATATTGATTTACACATTACAGCAACCATCAAGGAAGCGCTGGCGATAAATCCGAAGCTGAAAATCATTGCCTCACCGTGGAGCCCGCCCGCATGGATGAAAACGAATAAAAATCTCAAGCGAGGAAAGCTGAAAGATAAATATATCAGCGAGCTGGCCGTTTATTTCCGCAAATTTATTGAAGCGTACGAAAAGCAAGGGATCCCGATTTATGCGATGACTCTTCAAAATGAACCTTTGCTGGAAATTGACTATCCGAGCATGTATATGCCGCCGTCTCAGCAGCGCAAACTGGCGCAGGCCTTAAAAAAAGAAATGAAGAAACATTTAATTGACACGAAAATTTGGATTTATGATCACAATGCAAGCGGGGCGTGGAACTATATTCCGCCGATTTTAGATGATAAAAAAGGAAACCAGGCGGCAGACGGCATTGCTTTTCATGATTATGACGGAGACCTTTCCGTCATGTCGGAAATCGGAAGGCGATATCCTGATAAATCTATTCACTTAACGGAGCGGTCTGTCTGGGGGACAGAAGGAGCGGACCGGATCGCGCAGTATTTCCGCAACGGCGCGTCCAGCTACAATGCGTGGGTGACGATGCTCGACAGTCAAATTAAGACGCATCATTGGATAGGCACCCCGGATCCGACGCTGTTTATTCAGGACGCTAAAAATCCTGACCGCTATTGGAATATCCCGATCTATCATATGACAGGCAACTTTTCAAAATTTGTCGACCGCGGAGCAAAACGGATAGAAAGTAATTACGGCTCCAAAAACACAGTTTCGAACGTATCGTTTCTTAATCCTGATCAATCCATTGTAACAGTCGTGATCAACCAGACATCTGCGGAGCAAAAATTCCATGTCGTTTCAGAGGATCGGCAGTTCGAAGCCGTTATCCCGGCTAAAACCGTCGCTACCTACAAATGGCAGCACAAAAAGTAA
- the bglA gene encoding 6-phospho-beta-glucosidase BglA translates to MGTLPKDFLWGGALAAHQFEGGWNKGGKGPSVVDVMTAGAHGVPRKITDTIEEREFYPNHEAIDFYHRYKEDIALFSELGLKCLRTSIGWSRIFPRGDETEPNEEGLAFYDRVFDELLKNGIEPVITLSHFEMPLHIAREYGGFRNRKTVGFFVKFAEVCFERYKHKVKYWMTFNEINNKMDVNNPIFLWTNSGVAVKENENAKEVMYQAGHHELLASALAVSKGKEINPDFRIGAMVSHVPIYPYSSNPDDVMLAEETMRQRFFFPDVQVRGYYPSYALKEFEREGYQIHFEDGDEEILKNGTVDYLGFSYYMSTTVKSDVLNDNTGDVVNGGLPNGVENPYITASDWGWAIDPTGLRYTLNRLYDRYQIPLFIVENGFGAIDTVEEDGSIHDTARIEYLASHIKALEKAVTYDGVDLMGYTPWGIIDIVSFTTGEMKKRYGMIYVDRDNEGSGSMKRFKKDSFEWYKKVIETNGSYIF, encoded by the coding sequence ATGGGAACATTGCCAAAAGACTTTTTATGGGGAGGCGCTCTAGCCGCCCATCAATTTGAAGGGGGATGGAACAAAGGCGGCAAAGGGCCGAGTGTAGTGGACGTCATGACGGCAGGCGCGCATGGTGTGCCCCGGAAAATAACAGATACAATTGAAGAGCGGGAATTTTACCCGAATCACGAAGCTATAGATTTTTATCATCGTTATAAAGAGGACATCGCATTATTCAGCGAGCTGGGACTAAAATGCTTAAGAACGTCCATCGGCTGGAGCAGAATTTTTCCTAGAGGTGATGAAACAGAGCCTAACGAGGAAGGACTTGCTTTTTACGACCGGGTTTTTGACGAATTGCTGAAGAATGGGATTGAACCGGTTATCACGTTGTCACATTTTGAGATGCCGCTGCATATCGCAAGGGAATACGGCGGATTCAGAAACAGAAAAACGGTCGGATTTTTTGTAAAATTCGCTGAAGTGTGTTTTGAACGATACAAACATAAAGTGAAGTATTGGATGACGTTTAACGAAATCAACAACAAGATGGATGTGAATAATCCGATCTTTTTATGGACGAATTCAGGTGTCGCCGTCAAAGAAAACGAAAACGCAAAAGAAGTCATGTATCAGGCCGGCCATCACGAACTCCTTGCAAGCGCATTGGCTGTTTCGAAGGGAAAAGAAATCAACCCTGATTTCCGGATCGGCGCGATGGTGTCACATGTTCCGATTTATCCGTACTCTTCCAACCCGGATGATGTGATGCTGGCTGAAGAAACGATGAGACAGCGTTTTTTCTTCCCGGATGTGCAGGTGCGCGGATATTATCCAAGCTATGCGTTAAAAGAGTTTGAAAGAGAAGGCTATCAGATACACTTTGAAGACGGTGATGAAGAGATTTTGAAAAACGGCACGGTGGACTATCTCGGATTCAGCTATTACATGTCCACAACCGTAAAAAGTGATGTGTTAAACGATAATACGGGGGATGTCGTAAACGGAGGATTACCAAACGGCGTGGAAAACCCCTATATTACAGCGAGTGATTGGGGCTGGGCGATTGACCCGACCGGTTTACGGTACACATTAAACCGTTTATACGACCGCTATCAGATTCCGTTATTTATAGTGGAAAACGGATTCGGCGCCATTGATACGGTAGAAGAGGATGGTTCCATTCATGACACAGCGAGAATTGAATATTTAGCGTCACATATAAAAGCTTTGGAAAAAGCAGTCACATATGATGGAGTGGATCTAATGGGCTATACACCGTGGGGAATTATCGATATCGTATCATTTACAACCGGAGAAATGAAAAAACGCTACGGCATGATTTATGTTGACCGGGATAATGAAGGCAGCGGGTCAATGAAGCGGTTTAAGAAAGACTCATTTGAATGGTATAAAAAAGTGATTGAAACAAACGGCTCATATATATTCTAA
- the rarD gene encoding EamA family transporter RarD → MWGLFPVYWKLLEHIPALDILAHRILWSFVFMCVLLTVLKKWKTGWRELRLLKSEGGLLALFFASVLISVNWFVYIWAVNHGFLLEASLGYYINPLVSVLLGILFLKEKLNRMQAAAVSIAGAAVIISAFQYGAVPYIALLLAFSFGLYGLCKKRTRMSSMIGLTLETLLITPAALIYLGYTADGNASGSLGAGTWTLLFFAGVFTALPLLMFAEGAKRLPLYQVGILQYISPTITLMLGVFVYHEPFSGQKAFTFICIWAALLLFTFSQIKWKRPLKSR, encoded by the coding sequence ATGTGGGGGCTGTTTCCGGTCTATTGGAAACTTCTTGAACATATACCCGCACTGGACATTTTAGCTCACCGGATTTTATGGTCGTTTGTCTTCATGTGCGTGCTTTTAACTGTTCTTAAGAAGTGGAAAACCGGATGGCGTGAACTGCGTCTTTTGAAATCTGAAGGAGGCCTGCTGGCGCTGTTTTTTGCTTCCGTTTTAATTTCCGTTAATTGGTTTGTGTACATATGGGCCGTCAATCACGGCTTTTTGCTTGAAGCAAGTCTCGGGTACTATATTAATCCGCTTGTTTCCGTTCTTTTGGGCATCCTATTTTTAAAAGAAAAGCTGAACAGGATGCAAGCGGCGGCCGTTTCTATTGCCGGGGCGGCCGTCATTATTTCTGCGTTTCAGTATGGCGCGGTTCCTTATATCGCATTGCTGCTTGCATTCAGCTTCGGCCTTTACGGCTTATGCAAAAAAAGAACGCGCATGTCCAGTATGATCGGGCTGACGCTGGAGACGCTTCTGATTACTCCGGCTGCCCTTATTTATTTAGGTTATACAGCTGACGGGAACGCTTCTGGGTCTTTGGGTGCAGGAACATGGACGCTGCTTTTTTTCGCAGGCGTATTTACGGCCCTGCCGCTGTTAATGTTTGCGGAGGGGGCAAAGCGTCTGCCGCTGTATCAAGTCGGCATTTTGCAATATATATCGCCGACCATCACCCTTATGCTCGGCGTATTTGTGTATCATGAACCGTTTTCCGGTCAAAAAGCGTTTACTTTTATTTGTATATGGGCGGCATTGCTCTTATTTACCTTTTCACAGATAAAATGGAAACGGCCGTTAAAAAGCCGCTAA
- a CDS encoding nitroreductase family protein, whose protein sequence is MTSVLDVLKERASVKEYDKDAVITKEELTELLDITTQAPSAWNLQHWHFQVFHSDEAKAALLPVAFNQKQIIDSSAVIAVLGDLKANENGVEVYSELAEQGNITEEIKQTLLGQINGAYQNEQFARDSAFLNASLAAMQLMLAAKAKGYDTCAIGGFNKEQFVKEFDVSERFVPVMLISIGKAVKPAHKSNRLPVSQVSTWL, encoded by the coding sequence ATGACATCCGTATTAGACGTTTTAAAAGAACGCGCATCCGTTAAAGAATACGATAAAGATGCGGTCATTACAAAAGAGGAATTAACAGAACTTCTGGACATTACGACGCAAGCCCCATCTGCCTGGAACCTTCAGCATTGGCATTTCCAAGTATTCCACAGTGATGAAGCAAAAGCCGCCCTGCTACCGGTTGCTTTCAATCAAAAACAGATTATTGATTCATCAGCAGTCATTGCCGTATTAGGCGACTTAAAAGCAAACGAAAATGGTGTAGAAGTTTATTCTGAACTGGCTGAGCAAGGCAATATCACAGAAGAGATTAAACAGACGCTGTTAGGCCAGATTAACGGCGCATACCAAAATGAACAGTTTGCCCGTGATTCAGCATTTTTAAACGCTTCTTTAGCAGCGATGCAGCTGATGCTTGCTGCTAAAGCAAAGGGCTATGACACTTGCGCGATCGGCGGATTCAATAAAGAGCAATTCGTTAAGGAATTCGACGTGAGTGAACGTTTCGTGCCCGTCATGCTGATTTCAATCGGTAAAGCCGTTAAACCGGCGCACAAAAGCAACCGGTTGCCTGTATCACAAGTGTCAACTTGGCTGTAA
- a CDS encoding Hsp20/alpha crystallin family protein: MFDWNRYFPFQNQFSKETFKNADPKDVETYVNRVMESVFGADYAGQFPFRDPMSKKAEPVEAEPPKPEIDMFETSDHVFVKIPAEQDELDRIRIKHTSHSLVVENSSLAEGKKEIVLPSLVKRKGTKAVYKDGMIEVMFSKQEDYNLSEVEILR; this comes from the coding sequence GTGTTTGATTGGAACAGATATTTTCCCTTCCAAAATCAGTTCTCGAAAGAAACGTTTAAAAATGCTGATCCGAAAGATGTCGAGACCTATGTCAACCGAGTAATGGAAAGCGTATTCGGTGCCGATTATGCCGGGCAATTCCCTTTTCGTGATCCGATGTCGAAGAAAGCTGAGCCGGTCGAAGCAGAACCGCCCAAGCCGGAAATTGACATGTTTGAAACATCAGATCATGTTTTTGTGAAAATTCCCGCCGAACAGGATGAACTCGACCGGATCAGGATTAAGCATACGTCACACAGCCTTGTTGTAGAGAACAGCAGTCTGGCGGAGGGAAAAAAAGAAATCGTTCTTCCGAGCCTCGTCAAACGGAAAGGAACAAAAGCAGTCTACAAAGACGGGATGATTGAAGTCATGTTTTCAAAACAGGAAGACTACAATTTATCGGAAGTGGAGATTTTAAGATAA
- a CDS encoding DUF3311 domain-containing protein: protein MVRKALIFILILIPFSQLAFLSVANRVHPIIIGLPFFHFWLLLWIAVTPLCSFLIYRLQKKQGGLD from the coding sequence ATGGTCAGAAAAGCACTAATTTTCATTCTTATTTTAATCCCTTTCAGCCAGCTGGCCTTTCTGTCAGTCGCTAATCGGGTTCATCCGATCATTATCGGGCTGCCTTTTTTTCATTTCTGGCTGCTTTTATGGATCGCAGTCACTCCTTTATGTTCGTTTCTTATTTATAGGCTGCAGAAGAAGCAAGGAGGATTGGACTGA
- the bshB2 gene encoding bacillithiol biosynthesis deacetylase BshB2, with protein sequence MKEHVLVILPHPDDESYGVAGLIALHRQKDIPVTYACATLGEMGRNMGDPFFANRETLPLLRKQELIDACKAMDVTDLRMLGLRDKTLEFEDDEWLADMMEEIIDDVKPSLIVTFYPGHGVHPDHDACGEAVIRALYRKKKEDRPRTLCMAITRNREEAVGKPDVILDIKEVADIKMNALKAHRTQTEGMLRELEEKIKNNEPVLQTWFEEEVYWTYPWKD encoded by the coding sequence ATGAAAGAACATGTACTCGTCATCCTGCCTCACCCTGATGATGAATCATACGGAGTGGCAGGACTGATTGCTTTACACAGACAAAAAGATATTCCCGTTACGTACGCATGCGCAACGCTTGGCGAAATGGGCCGGAACATGGGAGATCCCTTTTTCGCGAACCGTGAAACACTGCCGCTGTTAAGAAAGCAAGAGCTGATTGACGCATGCAAGGCAATGGACGTCACTGACCTGAGAATGCTCGGGCTTCGTGATAAAACACTTGAATTTGAAGATGACGAGTGGCTCGCGGATATGATGGAGGAGATTATCGACGATGTAAAACCGAGTCTGATTGTCACATTCTATCCTGGACACGGCGTCCATCCGGATCATGATGCATGCGGCGAAGCGGTCATCAGAGCGCTTTACAGAAAGAAAAAAGAAGACCGCCCGCGCACGCTTTGCATGGCAATTACCCGTAACAGGGAGGAAGCTGTCGGCAAACCTGATGTTATTCTTGATATTAAAGAGGTCGCCGATATTAAAATGAATGCCTTAAAAGCACACCGCACTCAAACGGAAGGCATGCTGAGAGAGCTGGAAGAAAAAATAAAAAATAATGAGCCGGTTCTCCAGACCTGGTTTGAAGAAGAAGTGTATTGGACATATCCGTGGAAAGACTGA
- a CDS encoding STAS domain-containing protein codes for MPKYILLYDYLTERAEDISQTWFDTLHDTDPDSVYASSDPAVLTNLKKQNLAFNYQINRIFSEEKEVYTAALEKWAFEAAQDKEHLKTPIHYIIREFIRVRDLYVGHVKQFTRLHSDTVTEEDAEDIFHTLIKSFDVVIHIFIEEMYKNTNIQLEAQKELITELSSPVIVLFDNVGLLPLIGDIDTARAKMILENTLHQCSEKRITQLYIDLSGVAMIDTMVAQQLFTLIESLGMLGVKATLSGIRPEIAQTAVQLGLSFSNLSIRSSLAEAIASDLT; via the coding sequence ATGCCAAAATATATACTGCTGTACGATTATTTAACCGAACGGGCAGAAGACATCAGTCAGACATGGTTTGATACCCTTCATGATACGGATCCTGATTCTGTTTACGCTTCTTCTGACCCGGCGGTGCTCACGAATCTGAAAAAACAAAATCTGGCGTTTAATTATCAAATCAATCGGATTTTTTCTGAGGAAAAAGAAGTTTATACGGCGGCATTGGAAAAGTGGGCGTTCGAAGCCGCACAGGATAAAGAACATTTAAAAACTCCTATCCATTACATCATTCGCGAGTTTATCAGAGTTCGTGATTTGTATGTCGGCCATGTGAAGCAGTTTACCAGACTGCATTCAGACACCGTGACAGAGGAAGATGCCGAAGATATATTCCATACGCTGATTAAATCATTTGATGTGGTCATTCATATTTTCATAGAGGAGATGTATAAAAACACAAACATTCAGCTTGAAGCTCAAAAAGAATTGATTACCGAACTGAGCTCACCTGTCATTGTGCTTTTTGACAACGTCGGACTGCTGCCTCTGATTGGGGATATTGACACGGCAAGGGCCAAAATGATCTTGGAGAATACGCTGCACCAGTGTTCAGAGAAGCGGATAACACAGCTGTACATTGATTTATCAGGCGTGGCCATGATTGATACGATGGTTGCCCAACAGCTTTTCACCTTAATTGAATCACTCGGAATGCTCGGCGTGAAAGCGACATTATCCGGAATCCGTCCTGAAATCGCCCAAACCGCGGTGCAGCTCGGACTTAGTTTTTCAAATTTGTCAATACGGTCTTCGCTCGCTGAAGCGATCGCTTCCGATCTGACGTAA
- a CDS encoding tautomerase family protein, with the protein MPLLRFDVIEGRDDAALKKLLDTAHGAMVKAFNVPVTDRYQIVHQHPPHELIIEDTGLGFKRSKDLVIISIVSKARTEHQKETLYKLMAEQLETECGISPEDVMISITENGNADWSFGLGEAQFLTGSL; encoded by the coding sequence ATGCCATTACTTCGTTTTGACGTCATTGAGGGACGGGATGACGCAGCATTAAAAAAATTACTGGATACCGCCCATGGCGCCATGGTTAAAGCGTTTAACGTCCCTGTAACAGACCGTTATCAGATCGTCCACCAGCATCCGCCCCATGAGCTCATCATTGAAGATACCGGGCTCGGATTCAAAAGAAGCAAAGACCTTGTCATCATCAGCATTGTCAGCAAAGCCCGCACCGAACATCAAAAAGAAACGTTGTATAAACTGATGGCTGAACAGCTTGAAACAGAATGCGGCATATCACCCGAGGACGTCATGATTTCCATTACAGAAAACGGGAACGCCGACTGGAGCTTTGGGCTTGGGGAGGCTCAGTTTTTAACCGGAAGTTTGTAA
- a CDS encoding YojF family protein — protein sequence MKAIIKEDVQTSLERYADRPVYIHLETTTGSYSAHLNEKNMTVVAYIRNAKVTYHQAKIKGNGPYRVGLKTEEGWIYAEGLTEYTVDDENRLLMAGHLPGGKLAISLQISEKPFTV from the coding sequence ATGAAAGCGATCATAAAAGAAGATGTGCAAACTTCTTTAGAACGATATGCCGATCGTCCTGTATATATCCATTTGGAAACAACGACCGGGTCTTATTCAGCGCATCTGAATGAGAAAAACATGACGGTTGTAGCCTATATACGCAATGCCAAAGTGACGTACCATCAGGCGAAAATCAAAGGAAACGGCCCGTACCGCGTCGGTTTGAAAACAGAAGAGGGCTGGATTTATGCAGAAGGTTTGACTGAATATACAGTGGATGACGAAAACCGCCTGTTAATGGCAGGGCATCTGCCGGGCGGTAAATTGGCGATTTCGCTTCAAATCAGCGAAAAACCGTTTACAGTTTAA
- a CDS encoding ring-cleaving dioxygenase translates to MNTQGLQHVTAFAKDPAENLRFYTEVLGLRLVKKTVNFDDPATYHFYFGNQNGEPGTIITFFPFQGSRPGTVGKGQAGRIYFSVPKGALPFWQRRLEENGVSVIEETMLSEQVLLFDDTEDLPLAIMEDERSGQSEWTPSGITEKEAITGMRGVLLYSYRPEATIQFLMERFGYSKTGEENQIVRLQSEARIGHIIDVDLAPKEAGAGGYGTVHHVAFRTTKKEQAEWKDILADSHLASSDILDRSYFTSIYFRESGGILFEMATDEPGFMTDESFENLGTELKLPEWLEEHRSQITAILPKMVKGD, encoded by the coding sequence ATGAATACACAAGGATTACAGCATGTTACCGCATTTGCGAAAGATCCTGCTGAAAATCTTCGGTTTTATACTGAAGTATTGGGCTTGCGGCTCGTTAAGAAAACCGTTAATTTTGATGACCCGGCCACATATCATTTTTATTTCGGCAACCAAAACGGAGAACCGGGCACGATTATTACATTTTTCCCTTTTCAGGGAAGCCGCCCGGGAACCGTGGGAAAAGGACAGGCCGGAAGAATTTATTTCTCTGTGCCGAAAGGAGCACTCCCGTTTTGGCAGCGCCGGCTTGAAGAAAACGGCGTATCTGTAATAGAGGAGACCATGCTGTCTGAACAAGTTCTCCTCTTTGATGATACAGAAGATCTGCCGCTTGCCATAATGGAAGATGAAAGAAGCGGACAGAGTGAATGGACCCCTTCGGGAATTACTGAAAAAGAAGCGATTACAGGCATGAGAGGTGTTCTTCTGTACTCGTACCGTCCTGAAGCAACCATTCAATTTCTGATGGAACGCTTCGGTTATTCCAAGACAGGAGAAGAAAATCAGATTGTCAGACTGCAATCGGAGGCACGGATCGGACATATCATAGATGTTGACCTTGCACCGAAAGAAGCAGGTGCCGGCGGTTACGGGACAGTGCATCATGTCGCATTCCGCACCACCAAAAAAGAGCAGGCGGAATGGAAGGACATTCTTGCTGATTCTCATCTTGCTTCATCTGACATTCTTGACAGGTCTTACTTTACATCAATCTATTTCAGAGAAAGCGGCGGCATTTTATTTGAAATGGCAACCGATGAACCGGGCTTTATGACGGATGAATCCTTTGAAAATCTCGGAACAGAGCTGAAGCTTCCGGAATGGCTGGAAGAGCACCGCAGTCAAATTACCGCCATTCTACCCAAAATGGTGAAAGGAGATTGA